From the genome of Setaria viridis chromosome 1, Setaria_viridis_v4.0, whole genome shotgun sequence:
CGGCTTGGATCTCGAACCAATTCGTCGCTTGGAATCAAGGAGAGGCGGAGCTGCTGCCGCGGGGGGCAGTTGCAGCTGGCGACGCCGTCGCTGGAAGCGGATCCGTCGGGGGAGGCAGGAGGCTGGCAACCCGTCTCGGCAGGCGGTGCCGTCGACGCGCTAAAATCGTAGGGAGCGATCGTCGTCGACGAGGGCTCCGGCGAATGCTTGGAGCAGCAGCGCGAGGCGACGATTCGTTCCAGGTGCAAGTGCGAATCCCCCTACCCCCTCCGTCGTCCGCTTGTACCTTCTCTGATTCAAATAGGTGTGTTTCTCTTCTGAGCCGGTTATTATGTATCGATTTCACAGCGGATCCCGCTTTATATCATGGGAGAAACTACGAATcgtgttgatttttttttctgccgACTACTCTAGGGTTTCTTCCCATTGGCGCAGTTATATCTTACTGGCTTTTTGTCGCACCAGAACACCCCTCTGATGTTTAGGTTGATAATCTCGGCAGCTTATTACATGCATTAGCCATGTCATTTGTCAGGCATCTGTTGCATTTGGATTTTGTATTGAGTTGACCAGCATTCTTATCAGTTTTTAACATTGTTGGTGCATGATTTATGTGTCAAATGCGCTAAGCAAAGACAAGCATTAATAACTTGAAGTTACAATCATTTTTGTTGTTTGTGCTAGGTACTAGCCCCTTTTTGAACGAAAACAttatcatgatgattatttgtATTAGTTAGTTCTAATTAGGTAGCTTGACAACTAGCTAGGTGCCTTTTTTTTAACTCAGAATTCACTGCGCTTTTAATTTTACCCTTTTAACCATTGATGGAACTATGCTAACTTTTTTATATGTGCATCACCTTTTCTATTTCATATTAGCAGgtcaattttttttatgtttgaTCTGAGAAGTGAAGTAGTTTGGTGCCTTTTATTATTAGAAAAGTACGGTGACATATCTGATCCACGTCATAAAACAAAGTAACTTATGCGTTTAAATAGAGAAGTAGACTTGTATATGATATTAAACACATAAGAAGCAACTAATTTGCTGATTTACATGAGAGATGAAGTAAACCGCCCCTGAATTTGAACACATTTATATCAGATAGGAAGTAACTTGCTCTAGCTTCAGTCACATAAGAAGTAACTAGTTATTTATTTAGGGGAGATAATATTTTACCTCCCCTTTATTCTGCTATGTTGATACTGTTAGCTTTTGTGAGCAATTTCAACCCCTGCTTCACCTATTTAGCAAATTTCTTTGCGCGACATTGTttttacatgaaaaaaaattagtttGCCTCCTTAATAGTGCTGTGTCGGTGATGTACAAAGTAACTCCGTGCCGGAAAGGGCTGGATCGTGTTAGAAAGTTTTCCTCTTGACCAATGAATACAGATGCATTCATGCTCACCGGTCAGATTAAGTTAATATAACCTTTTAATTTCACAAAgttgaaagtaaaaaaaatatttagtgCAGAAAAATATTAAGTTAATATTAGTGCTAAAGGTACAAAAGGTGAAATCCAATACCAAAATGAGTGGACAAAAATTAAGCGGGTTAAAGTGAGCCGCAGACATAATCAGATGGACCAATGAAATTAGAGgcgcttttcttttttcccccctgAATGTGGCATTGCTACAGCATACACTAATCTCTGATGCAAACCCTTAGCTTTTCTCGATCGTCAATGATAGCACACGCGATGCCCGTCACATCCACGAGATCTCACAAGCGACGTGACCGTATAATAAGTCATCTCATCAGCACCAAAAGTTGAAGAGAGAGACGGGTCGCGAGTTGTGAACGGAGCTGAGACCAGGGCATCGGGAGAAGTTGGTGGATGCCTGGACGAAGGAAGGGCCAAGTCCATGTTGCCCAGCTTTGCTTGACGCCTGGATTGGATGCGATCCGTATCGTGTGGAGGTCGGAGGGCGGCTACCTCTGGCGCGCGGGGTCGTGGGTGAGTGCGTAACCGTGCGAGACCCATATTGGCTGGACTCGACGCCGTGTTGTGAGGATTTTTAAGAGATTGGACCGACAGATCTCGTGATAAATGCTGTGATTGAAATGATTTGTTTGTTCTTTGCACCAGCTGCCTGAACAAGCTACGGGTGCTAGGAATTTTCTAGGCTAGCACCTGGGCTCCAAGGTGGTGCACCTCTTTTGGctatttctctctcctccatacACTCCTAAATACTTGAGCTGTCCTAATAAACCATCATCATTACTTCCCCTCCAAAATACTGTTCATTTTGGCTTAGATAACTTTTATTACGTatttaaatataatatatatctagatttatataaaaaactatgtactaaaaagtcaaaacgaatagtaatttggaaccaAGGAAGGAGATCGTTTCCAAAAAGGACAACAAGAGCATTGCTACAAAATttatcagaaagaaaaaaaagtgggCTGCCTTGAATGTCGTCGTCGAACACAACGATGTTGTAGCTACCGGTGTTTCTGCATCTTGGTTGGGAATAGACCAGAGGAATATAGGCCGGCTCTGTCGGTGCAAGGGGCGAGTGAGGAGATGTAGCAGAGAACGAAACTGTTCCAAAGTCATGTGCCTCTCGATCCATGCTTGGACGCGAGGTGGGCAGTGGCGCGGTGTTGCTGACTTGCTTTGGTCCTTGCCGAGGCCGGTGTGCCGTCGCCTCCGATTCATTCTCGTTCTGTCCTGCCTCGAACTCTTCTTGTTCGGGCGGAACCTGACTCTTCCTCCGTGTCTTGAAACATTTCGTCGCAGCGGTTCATGCCCGTCTTCCAGCAGCATGCATGTCACCATGCAAATGGCTCGATAggtgaggccggccggccggcccaagTCACGGCAGGAATCCCTTGCTTGATTGGTGTCAGTAACGGCCATTCCCTCAGGCCAtctcgccggcgcgggcggtgaCCTGCTTGTCGCGGCATGCGGCGCATACGGCGAGCCTGGCGGACGCCCGGAGGTCGGCGAGGTCTCGCCGGAGTCCCGCGTTCTCGTCGGCGAGGCGGTCGCACCAGCGGCGGAGCAGCTCGCAGTCGACCTCCGTCTGCTTGAGCTTAGTTCTTGCCCGCCGGTTCTGGAACCACACCTCCACCTGCCGCGCGCTCAGACCCACCCGACGAGCTAGCTCCTGCTTCTCCGCCTGATCGAGACCGACACCAGACAAAATCAAGAAAATTCCCATCAGATTTATGTCTCGAAACCAAAAGCGAATTTAGAATTTTGGATCGCGCATGGGAACAAGTCGTGGCGTATGCATATGAAGAATTGTGGTAAGATAAGCCATGGGTTTCTTGACTGAAATGGGCGTGTGAATCTACATACATGAGAGAGGATGTTGTGGGCGCGGAAGCTGTCCTCGAGCATGGCGGCCTGCGCGCCGGTGAGCCGGAGCTTCttcctaccgccgccgccgctcggcgggCTACGTCGGTCGCCGCCCTGGAACGTCCTTGCCTTCTTGTTCTGTCTACTACCAACAGCGGCAGTAGAGGCGTCTCTCTTCTTcctgcccgccggcgccgcgggctCCCGGTGACGTGCTGCATcacggtcgtcgtcgtcgtcctgcaGCGACAGCACCTCGCCGAACAGCTGCACCGTCCGCGGCCGgctcccttcgccgccgccgatcccgaGAGAAAGGCGCGTGCCGACGAACTCCTCGACGGAGACGGagtgctcctccgcgctgccgGCCGTGGTGACGCTAGACATGGCGGCGATGGATCTCGATCGAGAAGCAGCCTCGGCTTGCGCAGTGTTGCGTCGATTTGTCCGGAGGTCTGGTTGGTTTATATAGGTGGCAGGGGCCAGGCCAACAACCTGATCGATGGACACGGTCGCGTACGGTGTCGTGCGGGGTTTAGCAAGCAAGGGGACAAGTAATTAGGTTAACAAAAATGGGTAATTACTAGTAGCATAAGAGCACGTTGATGCGTGCTTGGACTTTTTTTTTGGGACGCAATGGGTGTTTGGACTTGGATGCTGACTGGTTGATGATCAATCGAGAACAGGTAACAGCAGCTGCTGGAGTACAGATGTCGGTTTCTTGGTCGTCAAGGATCGATCAGGTGTGCGCTGCGAATGTGATCAAAGCAGCAGTCAGGCCTGGTTTGTTTCCCTGCTTATTTTTttcacccatcacatcgaatgtttagatactaattagaattattaaacatagactatttacaaaatccattacataagtggaggctaaacgacgagacgaatctattaagcctaattagtccatgatttgacaatatgttgctacagtaaatatttgctaacgatggattaattaggtttaattaggtctaatagattcgtctcgccgtttagcctccacttatgcaatgagttttgtaaatagtctacgtttaatactcctaattagtatctaaacattcgatgtgacacgtgctaaaaataagtaaaggtaACCAAATACCCCCTGATGCTTGCCCTGTTGGAAAACCGACGGCAATCTACTACTACTAATGGTGCAGGAGTTTTTATCAAGCGTTTAGTAGTACTAGCTTTTAAACTTGATAATAATGATAAGAATAGTATTGTCCAATTAATCTTTGGGTAGGCTCGTgggttttttttaagaaaaaaaatacctaCACAGTACTACAATTTCAACTAAATTTTgcatatgtatatttttatgggTACTACATGCATGCAACATTGCAACATGCATGATGGGCAGTCAAAAGCAGCGTGGAAATGATCTGAACCGTACCGTCAGGGCAGACGTACGTACGAACAAGGCCAAGGGCAAATTTATGGTGGAAAATTAATCCAGGGGGGTTTAGGTGATTAGAGTGACCGGTTAATGATCGTATCTGACACGTTGAAACGCAAGCGGTGTAATGGTACCGAGCGATTGACTTGAccatccggccggccggccgggcagcAGCCGGCTCCAGCGCAGCGCCCTACGGGTGTGGTGTGGACACGAGCGCAGCGCCCTACGGGTACTTGTACGTCTGGTCGTCTGCCACGTGGATGACTAGCAAGGGAGAGTTTGAATCGTACTGTCCTAGAAAGATCGATGTATGGAGTATATGTCCTGTACACTACTACAGTAGTACTGCAGTACTTGGTCACGAATGCATCTGGACGGGTAttgcgcatgcatgcatgcatgcacgccgTGCCACCCACGCCGACTCCTCGCGCGGAGGAAGAATCGCGCACCGGCCCGCGCGTGAGCTCACACACGTGTGGAAACTGTCGCGCACGCCCAAGCAGCGTCAACGTCCGTGTAAATTATACATATACATGTTTTAGCCAATAATTCACAAGGAAACCAAAGGGCAAGTATAGAGATGGCAACGGGTAAAATCCGCGCGGATACAAGCTTCAAATATCCATGCCTGCGAGAAaaaaaaccgcgcctgcgcccgccgcccgccacgggCAAAAAACCGCGCCCATGCTTGCTATCCGCGGATAGCGCATGCCCGCAGGCATGCTCGTGTGCCCGCATAGCAACATGTGCCCTATGTGCCGGTGGTAGGAAGGGATGGCGCCGCGACGGCTGGTGgcctggcgggcggcgggacgggggGAGATGGGGGGCGGATCCGGGCCTCCGGGGGCAgccggcggtggcaaggggtggcggACAGTGgcctggcgggcggcgggataGGGGAGATCGGGGTGGATCTGGACCttcgggggcggccggcggctggaaggggcggccggcggcctggCGGGCAATGGGATGGGGGGAGATGGGGGCCGATCTGGACTTCCGGGGGCCGCAGGTGGCGGGAagggacggcggccggcggcctggGTCGAGAGTCAGGACGGGACCACGGGGGGAGGCCGGGAGGGAGTGAGGGACCGAGTGACTACGGCGGCAGGAGGGAGAAACGAAACCCTAATATGAGTTTATATGCATGGTATTGGGGCTGGGGCTACATGTCAGATATTGGAGCGGGTCTAGCAGGTTTGCGGGTGCGGATATCATTTTTTCACGCCCGTGAGCAAATATCCGTTGGATCTAGGGTCACGCCCGTACCCGTGCCCGCGGGCACAGACTTAGACCCATATCCGTGCCCATCGGGTTTCATATCCGCGGGCACACGGATATTTTCTACCCGTTGCCATCTTTAGGTAAGTATGTACGTACGTAGCCAATAACTTTTATGCTGGAGTAGTTAGCAATTTTTcatcatattaatatttattaGTCTGATTGTTTTCTAAGGTGTGCTCTGACTCAAGATACCGCCCATGTAAGCTGACTCCATATGATTAGACTCAAGTTTATTGGCTAACATTAGATCTAATATAAGCTAGACTAAGACAAGTCAATGGATACATCCCAAGCTAATTAACTTTACTATACCCCAGGTCACAAATGAGTGATTTTTTCATGAATTAACATGGTTTCCAAACACACGGCATTGACCACTAAAGTCTGTTACAAATACTTCCGGAAATATGAAGTTAACTAGCTTGGATTAATAAACTTGGGATGTACTTGCATTTCCTATTGGAGcaagtttttatttttgaaatgaTATTGGAGTAAGATTGACAAAGCACAGCAAAATTAATAAATTATGCCTAAATGGAACTATACAGCTGGTCAAGATGAATAAACTAGTATCATTTGCAAATAAATACCCAAACTtagtagaagaagaaaaatttaCAACTAAATCTGGGAACTTGGACAAAAACAAAGCATCACTCGCCTGTTGTGACTTGCTTGACGAGTACTTGACCACCAAGTGCTTCAAGACAAAAAAACAGAATGCAGTCTTACCTTAATTATTAGAGTTTGACTTCTCGTACGGCCTATACCTGCTGGCCCGTCCTCCCTGCGTCCCTTTGTTTTTTATCTGTTGTTCTCACTTCCTGAGAATTCAAACGTAATCAACtttaactatatatatatataaatattaatatttatgatacataaTTAGTATCAGATCCTTgaatctattttcataataaatttattaaaaaaatataaatgctGTTAATATTTTCTATAAATGTTGTTAAAAAAGTTTTGACTAGCACACTTCCCACGGCACGGACAAAGTGAGTACTGCCGTAGTTTGGTGACGAACCTGATCTCTTTCCCTCCCTTTTTTTCTGGTCAAAAGAACGTGCTGTTTCGATGCTTTGTCACATGCATGTTCCCATGGTCCATGGAGAAATCTGTCGTACCCCCTACCCTGCAGGAGTCAGTGCTTCTGCACACGATGTCCACCGTTCAGTCCTCGCAACATAACTGCTACTGTATAGGCCATGTATCGTGTCGGCCGGCCGGGCTCCAAGACTTGGGATTTTGCGTTCACCAATAATGCACGGATCGAGCTGGAAAGTCCATGAGCACCATTTGTGTGCACGTGCCATGCTCTGGTCAATGCCGGAGCTCCCAAGCCGGCGGTCGTAGCCTCCCCGGCGTACGACGTCTCACCGGCTGCTCTTTTTTCCAAAGCTTGCAGCAGAGATCGTTGAATTGAACAGCGAAAAAAAAACCATTATAACTTGCAAAAGGAATTTTTGGACTACAACAAATAAAAGTTTTATATCTCTTCCTTCATAGGTGGTTTGTCATTTCCCAGCGATGACGCTGGTCGCTCACAGCTTCAAGGCGGACGACGTCGCCCAACTAGTTGGTGTGTGGACGCATGAATCCTGTCTCTATCAATTATTCCATCAACGCCGATGGTTCAAGTTCAAAGGTGGCGAAAATGGAAGATaataaacaaattaaataaactAACAATTGCGTCACCAGACCCTTTGAAGAAGATCTCTTGATTTCGAAAAAAAGATGGTGCGTCACTCTCTTTTTGTTTTTACAAGCTTAGGATGCAAGGCAATGCATCGCCTTTATTTGCAACAACATGCATATTTACtttcgtaaaaaaaaaacatgcatctTTACCAATTCATCTTCATTCAAGCAGCGCCCGACAGATGAAGAAAAAACTCCATCCCACAATGATCTGGATGACTCGTTCTGGAGCACATCATACTTTGTTTTCTTTCATACGCATCATACTACACTTTTTTGAAACAGTCATTTCATgcactttgttttcttttcgtATCAGATCATGTCTAAGAGCTTTACTACTTTCTTTTTTGTCATGCGTGCGCGTCGTTTTCATGGGCGAATCGACTTGGGCGAGATAGATCTTCTCTTATCATTAGGCTATTCTTGGTCCAAACAAGTAAAGATGATCAAATTTACACGTACGTATGCCTTGGTGCCTAAGTTTGATTTTCAGGTTGACCTCCAAGGCTCTAGATCAAGTGATCAGTACCTAGTACCTTCCTGGAACATGCATGGAATTAGTCAATTTTGAAGCATTGTACGGCGTCCATTAGATTTCAACTCTCTATTATTCCCTCACTTGGTTCACGTTTGTCGTTTGATTTTGATAACGTATGCATGGGTTGGTGTGGTGATCCCCAAGGGTTCAGTGCTGCAGCTTCACTATTTCAGATGATAGTTGATGTATGAATTGTTCAGTACTACAGTTTGTGTTGTTGGCAGTTGATACTTTGTCCTTGTTTACCCTTTCTTTTTATTCATCATATAGTCATATTCATTGGAGTCCAAATGTTGGGTCAGTGGGTTTGCCTCACCGGCCCTCTGATGTTTGGCCGGTCTGCTAGGTGATGGCTGCCTGATAAAAGTGAGCGCATGCACGCGCAGTTTGCACTTTGCACAGCAGTCGAGCGTCGTCACCTCGTTGGTCGTCATTAGCGTTCTGTTCCTCCACTGGTAGTTTCGCGCAAAATATGCGCATGCACGATGCGTGGGATTCAAAATCCATAACCTCTTACCTCGCGTGTACTTTCCTTACTATCttacctacacaacacatccgaTTGAGTAGGGGATACTATCTTTTGAAttcacccgtgggggaccctttagtcctggttagtgTTACCAACTAAAGCTCAGCTCGGAGGgactttagtcctagttggtgttaccaatcgggactgaAGGGATCTCCACAAACCATAAAATTTAGATTCGGTACTAAAGcttctttagtcctgggtcaaaaATGATCGAGATTTTTTTTGAGAatggaaggtcgtttttctaCTTAGTGCTCCGTTCCTCCCTCGTCAGTACTAGCGTTCGGCAATTGGCGATTTTGCTGCGACACAGCAAAGCCGGCGGGCGCAGACTAGGCCTCATTGGCCAAGGCAATCACGGGTGTGGAGGAGGCTCATCGTGAGTGGGGGCAGCTGCTGCCGGTGCCGACCGCTGGGGAGGCCACAGCGGGCGCTAGGCAGGGCTAGCCGTGTGTGCCAGCGATTGCTGAAGGAAATTCAGAACAACATAAGATTCGTGAAGTGCAAATTGGCAATAGATTAATTACCTCCgtttcatgtttgatgaagcatatatatatagttgCTATTTTGTTTGATGGTAAGCTCTCATTCAACCAAAAACCTTATACAATGTAGCCCGGTTTTGCTCCCTTTGACAAGAATAGAACTTGCTAAATTATATCCCAGAGACTTCTCAGTCATTCAGTTATGGAGTCAGTTATGGAGTTGAGTGTCTATCTTACCAACTTAGTAACTTCATCACTATGTGTGTAGGGATAGTGGTTTAGCAAAGAATATTGGTGTTGCTTGTTGAAACAAAGATGGATGTCATACCACTACTGGGGAATGcgccattagtaccggtttcgcaaccggtactgctagttcggtactaaagggggccctttagtaccggttgaaataactggtactaaaggggtattaaaaaattaaaaaaggaaaTCCCCTGCCGTCCACCCCCCCCACCGCCCCGCCACCGGCCCTTGCCGCCCTCTCCTCCACCCTTGCCACCCGCCCATccgtccccgccgcccctccacctaccccgcctccgcctctgccATTCGCCCCGCCGCCCTGGGCCCTCCCACCttcgcctccacccctccgccccgccccgccgccctccgcctccgccccgccaccgctcccgccgcccgccgtcgccgcggcgcctCACCCCGATATCCACTGCTACCGCACCTTGCCCCGCAGCTGCTCCTCGCCTCaagcacgaggtgaggggcgagcggaggtgggaaggagaggggaggctggggagggagggagggggccggtggaggGGGAAGGAGGGGCTCCTGGAGGGAGTGAGTTGAGGGAGGGTGAGGGCgacagagggagggagaggataagGCCCCCAGGCGTGCAGGAGAGGATAAGATGAGGAAGGAGAGAGCGCTGAGAGGATAAGGTGCCGCACAGatggctttagtaccgggtgggaagcccacccggtactaaaggacggtctttagtaccgggtggagcctctacccggtactaaagagcctcaggcacattagtaccgggtagggcctccacccgatactaatgtgtaccctttagtaccgggtggtgcccccaaccggtactaaaggggggtccCGGGGGCTCCTCGAGGACTATCCATTAGACCTGGtcctaatgctcatattagtaccgggtcaaaataaaaccggtactgagcctcaggacgaatgctcagttttcccgTGGTGTACACAGATACACTTATGTCTACAAGTTTCTTAAATTAGTGCTACTGGTACCAGTTGTAACTGCAAACATTCAAAGAGAATTTTCATCAATAGATTTTGTGAAGAATAAGGTTAGAAATAGAATGAGAGATCAATACTTGAAGGGTTTTAATTGAGAATGAATAGTACGTGATATTGTATGGATTACATGACTATTTGGTTTCTACCTTTGCTTTCAtggaacttcaaatttttctATAGAATCTGTTCCAAATTTTTCTATAGAATCATTGTTCGGTTCATCATGTACACCTAATATGAAAATCCTACGTCCACCACTGGCATGTATCCTTCGTTGGCAAGCAATGCAATTCATCGTCAGCATCGATGATGTGAAAGGAGTTGAGACGATAGCATCGTGAAGGTAGGTGGTGGATGGAGTTGCAGGCCAAGTCCATGTTGCCCAGCGTTGCTTGACGCCTGAATTGGATGTGTCCATGCCTTATTGCCTTGGCTTGCCAAGCACACGGACAGAGCCGCGGCGCACACACGTGTGGCGAGGCCGGACGGCTCTGGCGCGCATGAGATCGTGGGTGAGTGCGTAAGCGTGAGAGACCCACGGGACTCGACGCCATTCTTCGTTCCCAGCTACTccttctgttccaaattattaatttttttgattaacagatattattatgcatctaaacataatgtataataacatttatgaatctggaacggaggaagtaccaCCGTGGAAAAGGATCACTCCCGATGTACGGAAGCACCCAGCAGCCGATATACATGGCTCGCATTTTCAGCATAATAATATACACGGCTGTACCAcagaattttttattttcagcATGCTGTTAGATTTACCGTTAAAGCTAGTGACCGGATCGGCAGCGTTCCGGTGTTCCctcctcccaagtcccaaagGTCGAAcaccaaaagaaaaaattggCTTCCAGAAGCAAGCTGTTTCTTTTAACTTCAGTTTATCATATATAGACAGAACATGCAATTATTGACGATCTCAACGTCTCGTCACAAAGTGTGGCAAACCACTCATTACGCAGCAGAAGAGAGCACAACGCAATAGATAAAACTTATGGACATAATAAGGTCCGtttgcttccactgacttatttttagcacccgtcacatcgaatgtttagatactaattaggagtattaaatgtcgactatttacaaaacccattacataagtggaggctaaacggcgagacgaatctattaagcctaattagtccatgatttgacaatgtgttgctacagtaaatatttgctaatgatggattaattaggcttaatagattcgtctcgccgtttagcctccacttatgtaatgggttttctaaatagtctatgtttaatactcctaattagtatctaaacattcgatgtgacacgtgctaaaaataagtcagtggaagagaACACCACCTAAAACACAAGGCAAAACATAATTCAGGTACATACCAACCAAAGCCAAGACTTACGCAGCAGAAGAGAGCACAACGCAATAGATAAAACTTATGGACATAATAAAACACAAGGCAAAACATAATTCAGGTACATACCAAACCAAAGCCAAGACACATGCCGATGAACA
Proteins encoded in this window:
- the LOC117833365 gene encoding uncharacterized protein — encoded protein: MSSVTTAGSAEEHSVSVEEFVGTRLSLGIGGGEGSRPRTVQLFGEVLSLQDDDDDRDAARHREPAAPAGRKKRDASTAAVGSRQNKKARTFQGGDRRSPPSGGGGRKKLRLTGAQAAMLEDSFRAHNILSHAEKQELARRVGLSARQVEVWFQNRRARTKLKQTEVDCELLRRWCDRLADENAGLRRDLADLRASARLAVCAACRDKQVTARAGEMA